CCGCATCAGCCGGATCCGCACCCTGGTGAAGAAGGTGGAAGCCGCCATCGTCGCCGGTGACAAGGCTGCCGCCGCCACCGCGCTGCAGACCGTCCAGCCGGAACTGGCCCGCGGCGTTGCCCGCGGCGTGCTGCACAAGAACACTGCCGCCCGCAAATTCGGCCGCCTGACCAAGGCTGTCAGCGCGATCGCCTAATCCCCTCCAAGGGATTGCTGAAATAGAAAGCCCGCTCCGGATCGCCGGAGCGGGCTTTTCATCGTTCATTCACACCCCTGTCATCTTTGGCACTCGCGCAATTCCCGCGATTCGACGCGCTGCACCACAAAAAGCGCTAGAATAATATTATGAAATATAAGGATAATTTGATTATCCCGTCTTTTCCGCGAGTTTGCTGAGTCAACGGCTTTATTTCACTTTTTTGAACCAAGGCACACTTGATCCGGTGGAGCGGCCCTGTCTATTTTGGTTCTCCGGCCGCTATTCGAATCACAATTTCCGGCGG
This genomic stretch from Sphingobium sp. BYY-5 harbors:
- the rpsT gene encoding 30S ribosomal protein S20; translated protein: MANTPQAKKRIRRNERRAAINGARISRIRTLVKKVEAAIVAGDKAAAATALQTVQPELARGVARGVLHKNTAARKFGRLTKAVSAIA